Genomic DNA from Triticum dicoccoides isolate Atlit2015 ecotype Zavitan chromosome 4B, WEW_v2.0, whole genome shotgun sequence:
GCGGAGGCGCTGCTGCTGCGGTTGCTGAGGATCACGCGCAACGGCCGGCGCTGGGGGTTCCTGGCCAACGACCACCCGCTGCACCCCTACTACCTCCAGCAGAAGGTCTCCGAGCAGTGCCGCATCCTCCGCCCCCGCCACGCCGCCGACCGCTGACCGCCCCCCCTCCGCCGCgcggctgcatgcatgcatgcatcttgCCGCCTCTGCTCTGTTGttaattttcctttttctttttcgtcgTCACATCACATTTTTTTTTTAGGATTGTAGTAGTATGTGATTAATTAATGACGTGCCGTCGTTGTGAGATCGACTGAGGATTCAAAGGAGGCAGCCGCTGGTTCTAATAAGAAATAACACTGTATTAGGCCAGATGATTTCTTTTTGGATAAGATTGATGATTGATTATGTGCTTAATTAACTGTTTCCGAAAAAAAAGGTGTGCTAACTCACTACCGGACTCGCCGCCTATGCCGTCGGCTGACTCTCTATGCTGGGAAAGGCTGGGATAATGTCAGTGGTCTGGGCTCCAAGCTTCACTGGGGTTTGCCTGAGCCCAGTTTCTGTAGGCCGCttcaaattttttttttttgagatgctGAATTCTGTTTCTGCCTTTGCTAGTCCCTTTTTTGTCTTCGCAAATTGGATTAATATGACATAATGTGGTTTATTTTTTGTGTGTTCAATTATTATGTTCTATAATACCTCCAACATTGCTTGGTTGAGATGCATTTGCAGTCTTACTGACCAACATGCCGATTACGGCTTCTCGCCGCGGTTCCGCCTTCCATCCGAAGGAGAAACCACCACGAACAGAAGTTCCCCTGCATTCAGGCAACTGATAAGTTTTTCAAGCAGACTGGACAGACAGATCATTACAGGAGAGCAAGGCACCATCCACCACTGTCAAATTACAGGACAGACAGAACACACTGCTACTACCACCAGTCACCAGAACTCACTGAACAGCGGCAAAACGATTGCACGACCAGGCATCATACCAAACGGTCGTAGTCTTCCTAGTCGTTTGATTCACGAAATTCGAGGGCGATGCTACATTTGCTGACAAGATTGTATTCGGCAGCGGTGCACGAATCCTCCAAAATTTTGATACCATAGAACAATTCATGACGAAGACCTTCTGGAATGGGCACCTGATCCTTGATCCTGCTCTTGACGGTGGCAATGGTGTCGAATCTCGAAACCTCCACGGTTATGATCTTACCTGCAGGGAACTCCACAGAGATCTGCATTTTTTGCAGGGAGGAGTGTTCCTCCAGCCTGTTATTGAACACGTCGGTCAGCGGTGtcctcgaggtaagcatggcttgcAGCAGCTGAACAGCCTGCAAGACAACAAATTAAATCTGGATCTAGTAATTGTTCTGCACAATTCTAGGCTTCTAGCTACCTTACCTCTGGTTTCCCGATGGTGATCTCCATCTCGACAACGTTAGCGTTGTCTCGCCTGCACCAGTGCTTCGCCACGGACATCCCGGAGGCCTGGTGCAGCAGTAGATCATCGTCCACCACATAGTTTCGGTCTTCGACCAGGTCATGACAACAGCCAGCACACCAGCTATATGGTACCAGACCCATGAAGTTTTCCGGTTCCACTTGGTGTTCTTTGAGAGTGGCGCACTTAGGGCGCACGCTGAACGGGCTAAGGGGTGGATTCAGCAAAGTCTCGGCGGGCTTCCCACCTGTTATGAAGCCTGCTGCGTCGAGTTGGACGACACTGATGTACAGATTGTCGAAGCCACCACCATTGCCCAGAGGAGAGGTGACGCCATTATCATACATGTTCTTGATCACACAGCCCAGTGGGTAAGCCAAGAAACCAAGGAGCAGATCAAcaaactcatgcttgcattcagcatACATCACCTTTTTCTTTTGCCCGTCATAGAAAAGCTTGATCTTGCATTCTAGTGTAGCATGAGGTCCGGAATCTTCATTGGGAGCTACTACGATTTTCTTGTTGTTGCTCGGTTTCACTGTGGCAAGAGCATCATGATCACTGGTTCCCATGGGCAGAAAAATATCGGTGAATATCGTATCGGATGACAGAGAAGCCTTCAGCATGGCTACAACCTAAAATAAGGATCCAAGTTAGTGGAGAAAACGAATTGATGAGTGAACGGCCCTTTTTTTTTCGGAAAAGGAAGGTTTCAccaccggcctctgcatcataCGATGCACACAATTAAAGTTCAAAGCACGCAAGAATTACAATGAAAAAGAGAGCGGAGCTCGAAATAAGCAGTGCTACCTCCGTCCAGCCGATGCACACTTCCAgctcctcaaagtcattgaggatggCACCAGGGCCGAAGTTGCGAGCCAGCGACTGCATGGTCCTGGTGGATGCTGGCATGATTGTCAAGTCATCGCTGACCATAAACTGTTCTTTACACCTCACGAACATGCCAGACCCAGAGCTCGCTTTGTTGTAGACATGCACAAGTCTAGCCATGACTTGCCAACACCTGCAGAAATCGCCATCTACCTGTAGGTTCGGCTGGTTCTTGACAAACGTATCATGAGAATCGCAGAAACTGCTCCTGAGGATGGCATGGCACGGTAAGATGTAAGTAAATTTTAACAAAACCAAGGATTCAAGGTCAAGAAAATGAATTAAGAAGAACTATCATGTATTCATGTACTAATCCGTATCCGTAATTTCATATAGAGAAGAGAGGGAAGAGAAGATGCGTACCCTCCAAACTCATGGGCGGTCGAAGGCGTGAGAAGCATGCCATGGCAGGCCTCAACCTTGAGCAGCTTACCTCCGGTGAGGCGGCTGACGCTGTCGCAGAGGTTGGAGAGGCATCCCGGTGATGACGCCGCACAGAACTTGACGGCAGAGAGCGGGAGCGTGAGGAAGCTGAGGAGGACGTCGACGAAGTCGGAGCCGGCATCAGCGAACAGCACGCGGTTGCGTGACCTGTCCACGGCGAGCTTGATCTTGATGGAGTCCATAGGTGCAGACTATTCGCACAAGTTCAGAGGACGTCCGTCCAAGAACGACGCAATGGATTTGCAGGTGGTCGAAATCTGTGGAGACTGGATTTGGGTGTTGGGGATCGATGGTACAGTAAAGCAGAGGGGCCAATTTGGAGGCTTTTGTCCccaattccagagctcctttactcCGAGCGAGTGCGATTACACTGAGGCTCGTTTACTCTTTATCCTTTACTGCTTTTCACTATTTTTGCTCTACTATATGGTTTAGTCCATCCACAGCTATATCTTCACTTATTCAGAGATTGATGCAAAGATTAAAATTGCGGGAGACCTCTCCCAACAGCTGAGTGAATAGTATAAAACTACCATTTTTTCGGTTAGGGTTTCATAAAACCATTATATTTTCGTTTGTCGCAGATACCTACCAAATGTGTGGTTAGTTGTTTCAAAAAATCCAAATGGCCGAGTGGTTAACATTTGATTAGGTTTATGACAACTGGGGCCCGCTCATCATGTCCAAATGGCAAAAAATGTCAACGCCACCGGTGAACTATTGTGGGGCCGCGTCTTAGGTCTTTCCCTATTCTCgtccctccctctctcatctcTATCTCTTCGCTGCACAGGGAGCCGCCGCCCACCGGGAATTCTTCGACACCGCCAGGAACTTGCGCAAACACTGTAGCGCCGAGATTTCGTTTGGTACCTCCCTCAGACCTTGTTGAAAAACCCGTCCACTGAGCCCACATCGCTAGCACAACCTTACTAGGACCACTCTCCATTACCCACACAACCAAGGAGATCAATAAACCGCCACGAGGCTCGCCCGAGAGCTGTCCGAATAGTGTTTGACTAGTTCACCATCCCAGACCGTACTGTTGCCCATGGTTCCAAATGCCCCCATGCGGGGACACACGAGATCACCATCTCCGCTGCCAGGAGAGCCAACATGACTAGCAACCATGGATACAGGACCACCACCACCCAAGAGTTGGACGTCTTCCACTCCGAGTGTCAAGGAGACACCTCCTCGCCGGGGAAGAACCCGCCAAGGCATAGCCTTTAGCAACACAAGGGTAAAGAATGATGAACACCTCTTAGCCTCCTCCTGGAGGGGGCAACCGCACCACCGCAGCATGCTCCGCACAAGGGCTCCCCTATTGAGTATCCAGCCTCGGAGCTATATCTATCCTAGGGATGCTTTGCCTACATG
This window encodes:
- the LOC119294184 gene encoding uncharacterized protein LOC119294184, whose protein sequence is MMEAPSSLEQRVPAEERHRIERVARFVARDRDGDLAEALLLRLLRITRNGRRWGFLANDHPLHPYYLQQKVSEQCRILRPRHAADR
- the LOC119292061 gene encoding uncharacterized protein LOC119292061; its protein translation is MDSIKIKLAVDRSRNRVLFADAGSDFVDVLLSFLTLPLSAVKFCAASSPGCLSNLCDSVSRLTGGKLLKVEACHGMLLTPSTAHEFGGSSFCDSHDTFVKNQPNLQVDGDFCRCWQVMARLVHVYNKASSGSGMFVRCKEQFMVSDDLTIMPASTRTMQSLARNFGPGAILNDFEELEVCIGWTEVVAMLKASLSSDTIFTDIFLPMGTSDHDALATVKPSNNKKIVVAPNEDSGPHATLECKIKLFYDGQKKKVMYAECKHEFVDLLLGFLAYPLGCVIKNMYDNGVTSPLGNGGGFDNLYISVVQLDAAGFITGGKPAETLLNPPLSPFSVRPKCATLKEHQVEPENFMGLVPYSWCAGCCHDLVEDRNYVVDDDLLLHQASGMSVAKHWCRRDNANVVEMEITIGKPEAVQLLQAMLTSRTPLTDVFNNRLEEHSSLQKMQISVEFPAGKIITVEVSRFDTIATVKSRIKDQVPIPEGLRHELFYGIKILEDSCTAAEYNLVSKCSIALEFRESND